A section of the Rubritalea squalenifaciens DSM 18772 genome encodes:
- the dnaA gene encoding chromosomal replication initiator protein DnaA: MQESTPQLNGTLETTPTYAPNGSHVTIWNAVAEKLKTLVSTDAFARWFAGAQCFSLNQTEICISVPSDIHQVWIETNFMPELQSAVSAVLEATVVARVAVAGQEELFEERVEKVQLPGTQPARKQQRELNDGQLEKKLKTIGLNPLFSFKRFVVGQNSEFAHAACTAVASGSGVAYNPLFIHGGSGLGKTHLMQAIGQRIVDENPDAKVVYLTSEKFTNQFIDAVKKGDLEKFRRKYRKADVLLIDDIQFLAGKERSQEEFFHTFNTLLDLQSQIVLTSDRPACEIKNFEPRLISRFESGLTVELQSPRMETRVAILRRKMEDWDVKLSDEVIRFLAERIRSNVRRLEGALVRLATFASLGGNAVDVERAESLLRDILREEGAKTVTIDSIQKVVSEHFDVRLADMSSRRRPANIAFARQVAMYLSRKLTPSSLMEIGDAFGGRDHGTVIHAVKKVEQRIDKEGTVRDTVDLLDAMLQR, translated from the coding sequence ATGCAAGAAAGTACACCTCAATTAAATGGAACACTTGAAACAACCCCTACCTATGCCCCCAATGGATCACACGTCACAATCTGGAACGCCGTCGCCGAAAAATTAAAGACCCTCGTTAGCACGGATGCATTTGCCCGCTGGTTTGCCGGTGCCCAATGCTTCTCTCTCAACCAAACTGAAATCTGTATTTCCGTACCGAGTGACATTCACCAGGTGTGGATCGAGACAAACTTCATGCCCGAGCTGCAGTCTGCTGTGAGTGCTGTGCTCGAAGCCACAGTCGTAGCCCGTGTTGCTGTAGCAGGTCAGGAAGAGCTCTTTGAAGAGCGTGTCGAGAAAGTGCAGCTTCCAGGTACACAGCCAGCTCGAAAGCAGCAGCGTGAGCTTAATGATGGTCAACTCGAGAAGAAACTGAAGACGATTGGCCTCAACCCTCTGTTTAGCTTCAAGAGGTTTGTGGTCGGTCAGAACAGTGAGTTTGCGCATGCCGCGTGTACCGCTGTCGCTTCAGGAAGTGGAGTGGCCTACAATCCACTTTTCATTCATGGTGGATCCGGACTTGGTAAGACCCACCTGATGCAGGCGATCGGCCAGCGCATCGTGGATGAGAATCCTGATGCCAAGGTGGTTTACCTTACTAGTGAGAAATTCACGAATCAGTTCATTGATGCGGTGAAGAAGGGGGACTTGGAGAAATTCCGCCGCAAATACCGTAAGGCTGATGTTCTGCTCATCGATGACATCCAGTTTTTAGCCGGCAAGGAACGCTCTCAGGAGGAGTTCTTCCACACCTTCAATACTTTGTTAGATCTGCAGAGTCAGATCGTTCTCACCAGTGACCGCCCAGCGTGCGAGATCAAAAACTTTGAGCCTCGTCTCATCTCTCGTTTTGAGAGTGGACTCACTGTAGAGCTCCAGTCTCCTCGCATGGAGACACGCGTGGCTATTCTCCGTCGCAAGATGGAGGACTGGGATGTGAAGCTTTCAGATGAAGTTATCCGCTTCCTTGCTGAGAGAATTCGCAGTAACGTTCGTCGTCTCGAGGGTGCCCTCGTTAGATTGGCAACCTTTGCCTCTCTCGGTGGAAATGCTGTCGACGTTGAGCGTGCAGAGAGTCTTCTACGTGACATCCTTCGTGAAGAGGGTGCCAAGACCGTCACGATTGATTCTATCCAGAAGGTTGTTTCCGAGCACTTCGATGTACGCCTGGCTGACATGAGCAGTCGTCGTAGACCTGCGAATATCGCATTCGCTCGTCAGGTGGCTATGTACCTCAGCCGTAAGCTGACTCCTAGCTCGCTGATGGAGATCGGTGATGCCTTCGGAGGTCGTGACCACGGTACCGTGATTCACGCTGTGAAGAAAGTTGAGCAGCGCATCGATAAAGAGGGGACTGTCCGTGATACAGTCGACCTGTTAGATGCCATGCTGCAGCGCTAG
- a CDS encoding RidA family protein: MSIEARIEELGYKLPEVPAPAGSYLNYTRSGNLLFLAGGIPPVEETFTGKVPSDTDVETAQEAARLITLNRLAVVKDAIGSLDKVKQIVTVNGFVNSAPDFYGHPTVINGCSDLLVQIFGDKGKHSRTAMGAAALPLNVSVEINMVVEIED, encoded by the coding sequence ATGTCTATCGAAGCACGCATCGAAGAACTCGGTTACAAGCTGCCTGAAGTTCCAGCACCAGCTGGCTCCTACCTGAACTACACACGTTCCGGAAACCTCCTTTTCCTTGCAGGAGGCATTCCTCCAGTAGAAGAGACTTTTACTGGCAAAGTGCCAAGTGACACCGATGTTGAAACAGCCCAGGAAGCTGCTCGCCTCATCACCCTGAATCGCCTCGCAGTTGTCAAAGACGCCATCGGCTCTCTCGACAAGGTAAAACAGATCGTGACCGTAAACGGATTTGTAAACTCAGCACCTGACTTCTACGGCCACCCAACAGTCATCAATGGCTGCTCCGACCTATTGGTTCAGATCTTTGGGGACAAGGGCAAGCACTCCCGCACAGCCATGGGAGCTGCCGCCCTCCCTCTCAATGTCTCTGTTGAAATCAACATGGTCGTTGAAATAGAGGACTAA
- a CDS encoding sodium:solute symporter family transporter has product MDKAIHEYFTLIDWAVIFGYLILTTVVGHIMRGKQGTIRDFFLGGRSLPWQAVCGSIIATEISGVTFIGVAGTLFALKGDFTYLLWGIGSVIGRVVVALYFVPKYYEDEIYSPYDYMGKRLGVGVKKLATIVFTVGSILGQSVRVFVAAIPLEVVTGLPIWICIIIIGLFAIGWTLMGGMRTVIWTDVMQFGLFTLGGLTALFWVVSSLDGGWAEYWKVAEHYGRTNVWDGRWGFDATMKFTFWVAILAVPFQNLTAFGVDQLNAQRMFCCKDAKAAAKALIWSSAGQLLTLLMLLVGAALFVHYDKHPFEAYEGREVMGITKTLDAEADALIAQKALDEAPRIGHPSVPLEHLKPGNEGEYADLVSNVAKPSKPDNVFPMWIVTQLPVGLSGLILAGIFAAAISSLDSILAALSQTTLSFIYHPEDRTDEELEELNLVHKSRMLVVMWGILLTAFTLLLVIAAQGIPVVPLAFGMTAYTMGPLLALFLCSLMGKGSLRGLIIGAVVSFMVTMFGRMDIWVLVKKAGVSIDWLLSLPTYRMTSGGELEAAFCFAWFWPLTTVITITFGLLVPRKQKISY; this is encoded by the coding sequence ATGGATAAGGCAATTCACGAGTATTTTACGCTTATCGACTGGGCCGTCATTTTTGGCTACTTGATTCTGACGACAGTTGTGGGTCATATAATGAGGGGAAAGCAAGGCACGATACGTGATTTCTTCCTTGGAGGAAGGTCATTGCCTTGGCAGGCCGTTTGCGGTTCTATTATCGCTACTGAGATTTCGGGAGTAACCTTTATTGGTGTTGCGGGAACACTCTTTGCACTGAAGGGGGACTTTACCTATTTATTATGGGGGATTGGTTCGGTGATCGGAAGGGTAGTCGTGGCGTTGTATTTTGTACCCAAGTACTACGAAGATGAGATTTATAGCCCGTATGACTATATGGGTAAGCGACTTGGTGTCGGCGTTAAGAAGTTGGCGACCATTGTCTTTACGGTAGGAAGTATTCTTGGACAGAGTGTTCGAGTCTTTGTTGCTGCCATTCCCCTGGAGGTTGTTACTGGGTTGCCTATTTGGATATGTATTATCATCATAGGGCTATTTGCCATCGGCTGGACTTTGATGGGAGGCATGAGGACGGTGATCTGGACCGATGTCATGCAGTTTGGCTTGTTTACATTAGGGGGACTAACCGCACTGTTTTGGGTGGTCAGTTCACTGGATGGTGGATGGGCTGAATATTGGAAAGTCGCTGAACACTACGGCCGAACCAATGTTTGGGATGGTCGTTGGGGATTTGACGCGACTATGAAGTTTACATTCTGGGTGGCAATCCTTGCTGTACCGTTCCAGAACCTCACAGCCTTTGGTGTAGATCAACTGAATGCACAGAGGATGTTCTGCTGCAAAGACGCCAAAGCTGCAGCCAAAGCTTTGATCTGGAGCTCAGCGGGACAGCTTCTAACTTTGTTGATGCTTCTGGTGGGAGCTGCATTGTTTGTGCACTATGATAAACACCCATTCGAAGCCTACGAGGGTAGGGAGGTGATGGGGATTACCAAAACATTGGATGCTGAGGCGGATGCTTTGATTGCGCAGAAAGCTTTGGATGAGGCGCCCCGTATTGGGCACCCCAGTGTGCCGCTTGAACATTTAAAACCTGGAAATGAAGGCGAGTATGCAGATTTGGTGTCCAATGTAGCTAAGCCATCCAAGCCAGATAATGTCTTTCCGATGTGGATTGTCACTCAACTGCCAGTCGGGCTCTCAGGCCTAATTCTAGCCGGGATCTTTGCTGCTGCGATTTCGAGTCTAGACTCTATATTGGCGGCCTTGAGTCAAACTACCTTGTCCTTCATTTACCATCCTGAGGATCGAACTGATGAAGAGTTGGAGGAGCTAAATTTGGTACATAAGTCACGCATGCTCGTGGTTATGTGGGGAATCTTACTCACCGCGTTTACACTCTTATTGGTGATTGCAGCGCAAGGTATACCTGTAGTGCCTCTGGCGTTCGGAATGACTGCTTATACTATGGGGCCTTTACTTGCATTGTTCCTCTGTTCTCTGATGGGCAAAGGCAGTCTCCGTGGCCTGATCATTGGTGCAGTTGTTTCCTTCATGGTTACGATGTTTGGGCGCATGGATATTTGGGTTCTCGTCAAGAAAGCTGGAGTGAGTATTGATTGGTTACTCTCCTTGCCGACATACAGAATGACCTCAGGAGGAGAGCTGGAAGCAGCGTTCTGTTTCGCCTGGTTTTGGCCTCTCACGACTGTGATCACCATTACCTTTGGGTTACTTGTTCCGCGTAAACAAAAGATAAGCTACTAA
- the kdsB gene encoding 3-deoxy-manno-octulosonate cytidylyltransferase has product METLTDSPTFVLGIIPARWASTRFPGKPLHEIAGKPLVQHVWERCKECSKLDSIIVATDDDRILEACKAFGAEAVMTSDHHPTGTDRIAEAAEHFPQATHLINIQGDEPLICPKLIDELAQALLDDSDLAMATAANAFDDEALSHDPNVVKVVLRKDGDALYFSRSPLPYQRSASPELTLYRHKGIYAYRKDFLQQFISWPPSPLEVAESLEQLRALEHGARIKVIITDDTSGGVDTPEQAVQIENILKSTI; this is encoded by the coding sequence GTGGAAACTTTAACTGATTCTCCAACCTTCGTTTTAGGGATCATTCCAGCTCGTTGGGCATCCACCCGCTTCCCGGGTAAACCATTGCATGAAATTGCGGGAAAACCGCTGGTTCAGCATGTCTGGGAACGTTGTAAGGAATGCTCAAAACTGGATAGCATCATTGTCGCTACTGATGACGACCGTATTTTAGAGGCCTGCAAAGCTTTCGGAGCTGAGGCGGTCATGACATCGGATCACCATCCTACAGGAACTGACCGCATTGCAGAGGCAGCGGAACATTTTCCTCAGGCAACTCATCTCATTAACATTCAAGGCGATGAGCCACTCATCTGCCCAAAACTGATCGATGAGCTGGCTCAAGCCTTGCTTGATGACTCAGACCTCGCTATGGCGACAGCCGCCAATGCCTTCGATGATGAAGCTCTGAGCCACGATCCCAATGTAGTCAAAGTAGTCCTGAGGAAAGATGGAGACGCCCTCTACTTCTCCCGCAGCCCACTACCCTACCAGAGGAGCGCTAGCCCTGAGCTCACCCTCTACAGACACAAAGGCATCTACGCTTACCGCAAAGACTTTCTGCAGCAGTTCATCAGCTGGCCTCCTAGCCCGCTTGAAGTCGCTGAATCCCTCGAACAATTGCGCGCACTGGAGCACGGTGCCCGCATCAAAGTCATCATCACCGATGATACCTCAGGCGGAGTGGACACTCCGGAACAAGCCGTCCAAATCGAAAACATTCTCAAATCAACTATCTAA
- a CDS encoding DUF7133 domain-containing protein, producing MTMRNFLLTSSIAIAASSLCFGQAGDRKGHVMEDPIPIDTIPPSPYLDLEAALKSFKLADGFTLEPVATGDYVNKSVALSFDADGRIWSCEMTEYMNDFDATAERAPKGKIRVLEDTDGDGKVDKATTFLDKLVVPRAVAVTSDGCLYTNGDALLFIKRDGIKPVGEPEVVDPKYAQGGNPEHAANALLLGIDNWYYNAKHDKRYRRINGKWIKEDTYGRGQWGLAKDNAGRIYHNHNSCYFQAEQFLPNFLHGVKGFEPKYPMSKNLGCYDTYPIHKTPGVNRGYMKGVLRLDKGPLHGTLAKPTASCGITIYRGDNFPEEYQEMGFSCEPAGDLIKAIKIKRNQHNIASGSQAFDKKEFLASNDEWFCPVSLYTAPDGTLYMVDMYFGLLQHKTYMTTYLRKQYEHRNMDRAKPSTGRIYRIRYAKNPAAKVEKLSELKGEELLSYLTHKNGHYRDTAQRLIVERQDRSVIAALSNDKVYDSKQPGYVAIHALWTLDGIDAATPAVIIKALKHKDHDVANSALEIAAKHRWTDEVLASEVAKLASTPQNIHGVVKTLVALGQSAEALKIIEMNPKLRGLNEAFVSGLGPDISTFDVSTVKSGSLVKLIAAAKKAAGPHQEKQRKLEKWAHESIKRGADIYVVKAACAGCHGLKGQGAPNMGPPLNNSEWVTGDANRLAKILLVGIQGPIMVNGQLYKAPNIMPIMPGFHQNTSISDQDYADVMNYIRNSWDNEAPSVKKDIIPAVRKEVAENNFLPLDAEEEQKKAKAQAKKK from the coding sequence ATGACTATGCGTAACTTCCTACTCACCTCAAGCATCGCGATCGCAGCATCCTCCCTCTGTTTCGGCCAAGCCGGCGACAGAAAAGGACATGTAATGGAAGATCCTATCCCTATCGATACGATCCCTCCATCACCGTATCTTGATCTTGAGGCAGCTCTCAAATCATTCAAATTAGCTGACGGTTTCACACTCGAGCCTGTGGCTACCGGCGACTACGTCAACAAATCCGTCGCACTCTCGTTCGATGCAGATGGTCGCATCTGGTCCTGCGAAATGACGGAGTACATGAATGACTTTGACGCGACAGCCGAGCGCGCACCGAAAGGTAAGATCCGCGTACTCGAGGACACTGACGGTGACGGCAAAGTCGATAAAGCGACAACCTTCCTCGACAAACTAGTCGTACCTCGAGCCGTAGCTGTGACATCAGATGGCTGCCTCTACACCAATGGCGATGCGCTCCTGTTCATCAAACGTGACGGTATCAAGCCTGTAGGCGAACCAGAAGTCGTGGACCCCAAATATGCTCAGGGAGGCAATCCTGAACATGCTGCCAATGCTCTACTGCTGGGTATCGACAACTGGTATTACAACGCCAAACACGACAAGCGCTACCGCCGCATCAACGGCAAGTGGATCAAGGAGGACACCTATGGCCGCGGCCAGTGGGGTCTCGCCAAAGACAATGCCGGACGCATCTACCACAACCATAACTCATGCTACTTCCAGGCTGAGCAATTCCTTCCCAACTTCCTGCACGGAGTCAAAGGCTTTGAGCCGAAATACCCGATGTCTAAGAACCTAGGATGTTACGACACCTACCCGATCCACAAGACCCCGGGCGTCAACCGTGGCTACATGAAAGGCGTGCTACGCTTAGACAAAGGGCCTCTCCACGGAACATTAGCCAAGCCTACCGCCTCCTGTGGAATCACCATATACCGCGGCGACAATTTCCCAGAAGAGTATCAGGAAATGGGCTTTTCCTGTGAACCTGCCGGCGATCTGATCAAAGCCATCAAGATCAAGCGCAACCAGCACAACATCGCTTCCGGCTCCCAGGCTTTCGACAAAAAAGAATTCCTGGCCTCTAATGACGAATGGTTCTGCCCAGTAAGTCTTTATACCGCGCCAGACGGCACCCTGTACATGGTCGATATGTACTTCGGTCTTTTACAGCACAAGACATACATGACCACCTACCTGCGCAAGCAGTACGAGCACCGAAACATGGACCGAGCTAAGCCATCCACCGGTCGCATCTACCGTATCCGCTACGCGAAGAATCCAGCAGCCAAAGTAGAAAAACTTTCCGAACTCAAAGGCGAAGAACTGCTTAGCTACCTGACTCACAAGAACGGCCATTACCGCGATACAGCGCAGCGCCTCATCGTAGAACGTCAGGACCGCTCCGTAATAGCAGCTCTCTCTAACGACAAAGTTTACGACTCCAAACAACCAGGCTACGTGGCCATTCACGCCCTCTGGACTCTAGATGGCATCGATGCAGCCACCCCTGCCGTCATTATCAAGGCCCTGAAGCACAAAGACCATGATGTTGCTAACAGCGCTCTGGAGATCGCTGCTAAGCATCGCTGGACTGACGAGGTTCTGGCATCAGAAGTCGCTAAACTTGCTAGCACTCCACAGAACATTCACGGTGTGGTCAAAACACTTGTAGCCCTTGGTCAATCAGCAGAAGCCCTCAAAATTATCGAGATGAATCCAAAGCTCCGTGGACTCAATGAAGCCTTCGTCAGCGGCCTTGGCCCTGACATCAGCACCTTTGATGTGAGCACCGTCAAATCCGGCTCCTTGGTGAAACTCATCGCAGCCGCCAAGAAAGCTGCAGGGCCTCATCAGGAAAAGCAGCGTAAACTTGAAAAGTGGGCGCACGAGAGCATCAAGCGCGGAGCTGACATCTATGTAGTGAAAGCCGCCTGTGCAGGCTGCCATGGACTGAAAGGTCAGGGAGCACCTAACATGGGGCCTCCGTTAAACAACTCTGAGTGGGTCACGGGTGATGCTAACCGCCTCGCCAAAATCCTCCTCGTTGGTATCCAAGGCCCCATCATGGTCAACGGTCAGCTCTACAAGGCCCCTAACATCATGCCCATCATGCCAGGCTTCCATCAAAACACTTCGATCAGTGACCAAGACTATGCCGATGTCATGAACTACATCCGCAACTCTTGGGACAATGAAGCTCCGTCCGTCAAGAAAGACATCATCCCTGCTGTCCGCAAAGAGGTTGCTGAAAATAATTTCCTGCCTCTCGACGCAGAAGAAGAGCAGAAAAAAGCCAAAGCTCAGGCTAAAAAAAAATAA
- the mnmH gene encoding tRNA 2-selenouridine(34) synthase MnmH → MHQLKSIHFPHDLSGFSEIIDVRSPDEYAHDHIPGAINLPSLNSKERAEVGTIYKKNPFEARKLGAGYISKNVAHHLSTYLADKDSGYHPLLYCWRGGMRSRSFSFILQSIGWNTHIVSGGYRAYRKFVIAELERILSHPQLQFRVFSGVTGVGKTKLLHQLSDQGAQVLDLEGLANHKGSLLGAPKSSEQPSQKNFETRLWHCLKDYDPKKAIFTESESNRIGCVHCPPALWKKLSESEVINLALDLDERVKLLLKDYPHFCDDPEGLSTLLEHLVRLRGREQVTHWQELIKNGQWSEFTRSILENHYDLAYRMPGEDNSNYPAPSHSYTLEDSSTASYQSLASNIIQNHIHSSM, encoded by the coding sequence GTGCATCAGCTAAAGTCTATCCACTTTCCGCATGATTTATCAGGCTTCTCGGAGATTATCGATGTTCGTTCACCTGACGAATATGCGCACGATCACATACCTGGTGCAATCAACCTCCCTTCTCTGAATAGTAAAGAAAGGGCGGAAGTAGGCACTATCTACAAAAAGAACCCCTTCGAAGCACGCAAGCTGGGAGCTGGCTACATCTCCAAGAACGTCGCTCACCACCTGTCCACCTACTTGGCTGACAAAGATTCTGGATATCACCCACTCCTCTATTGCTGGAGAGGGGGCATGCGGTCTCGCTCCTTTTCGTTCATCCTCCAGTCCATTGGGTGGAACACCCATATCGTATCTGGCGGCTACCGCGCCTACAGAAAATTTGTCATCGCTGAGCTGGAACGGATCCTGAGCCACCCACAACTTCAATTCCGTGTGTTTTCGGGTGTCACCGGAGTCGGCAAAACCAAACTCCTCCATCAACTGAGTGACCAAGGTGCTCAAGTACTGGATCTGGAGGGTCTCGCCAACCATAAAGGATCCTTATTAGGAGCCCCCAAGTCTTCCGAGCAACCCAGCCAGAAAAACTTTGAGACTCGCCTCTGGCATTGCCTCAAGGACTACGACCCCAAAAAAGCCATCTTTACTGAGTCCGAGAGTAACCGGATCGGCTGCGTCCACTGCCCACCCGCACTATGGAAGAAGCTCTCAGAATCTGAAGTCATCAACCTAGCACTTGATCTGGATGAGCGCGTAAAGCTCCTTCTTAAGGACTATCCTCACTTCTGTGATGATCCTGAGGGACTGAGCACCCTCTTGGAGCACCTAGTCAGACTTCGCGGGCGTGAGCAAGTCACCCATTGGCAGGAGCTGATCAAGAACGGTCAGTGGAGTGAGTTCACCCGTTCCATTCTAGAGAATCACTACGACTTGGCATACAGGATGCCTGGTGAGGATAACTCCAACTACCCCGCGCCATCCCATTCCTACACTTTGGAGGATTCCAGCACAGCCTCCTATCAATCTTTGGCTTCGAATATCATCCAAAACCACATACACTCATCTATGTGA
- a CDS encoding CTP synthase, whose amino-acid sequence MAHPTKYIFVTGGVVSSLGKGLAAASLGTLLEHRGLDVLIQKFDPYLNVDPGTMSPFQHGEVYVLADGAETDLDLGHYERFTNCECSRLNNLTSGQVFENVIRNERKGKYLGKTVQFIPHCTDEIKERIRQVTLASDADVIITEIGGTTGDIEGHLFLEALRQFSLEVGRDNVCFIHVTLLPFIAAAGEIKTKPTQQSVAKLREIGIQPDIIVCRTEHDLDEDNRAKIAMFCNVEAKNVVAFRDVAHTIYECPLDLRRDKLDRLVSDRLGLESETPDLEQWRHFVDRVINPTHEVRIAVVGKYIELQDAYKSIYESLVHAGAQHDTRVNIIRVDAEKIEEEGPANQLKDIDGILIPGGFGDRGTEGKIIAAKFARENKIPYFGICLGMQIATIEFARNVCELSDANSTEFDKDTTHPVISLQEEQQGVKDMGATMRLGASDSKVFPGTKAHELYGSELITERHRHRYEFNPAYREQIETAGLKISSVSADQGLVEIVEIPDHPFYIGAQFHPEFQSRPNNPHPIFAGFVKAALEQAQK is encoded by the coding sequence ATGGCCCATCCAACCAAATACATCTTCGTCACCGGTGGCGTTGTCTCATCCCTGGGCAAGGGACTTGCAGCAGCCTCCCTCGGTACTCTTCTTGAGCACCGCGGCCTCGACGTTCTAATTCAGAAGTTTGACCCATACCTGAACGTCGATCCGGGCACCATGTCTCCATTCCAGCATGGCGAGGTCTATGTACTTGCAGACGGTGCTGAGACCGATCTCGACTTGGGCCACTACGAACGCTTTACCAACTGTGAGTGCTCCCGCCTCAACAACCTGACATCCGGCCAGGTCTTTGAGAACGTCATCCGTAACGAGCGTAAGGGCAAATATCTCGGTAAGACCGTTCAGTTCATTCCTCACTGTACTGATGAAATCAAAGAGCGTATCCGCCAAGTCACTCTGGCCAGCGACGCTGACGTGATCATCACTGAGATCGGTGGTACTACTGGAGATATTGAGGGGCACCTTTTCCTCGAGGCGCTGCGTCAGTTCTCCCTGGAAGTTGGTCGCGACAACGTCTGCTTCATTCACGTCACCCTTCTTCCCTTCATCGCAGCCGCTGGCGAGATCAAGACCAAGCCGACCCAGCAGTCCGTGGCCAAGCTTCGCGAAATCGGTATCCAGCCAGACATCATCGTCTGCCGTACCGAGCACGATCTCGACGAGGACAATCGCGCGAAGATCGCGATGTTCTGTAACGTGGAAGCCAAGAACGTAGTGGCCTTCCGTGACGTGGCACACACCATCTATGAGTGCCCTCTCGACCTTCGTCGTGACAAGCTCGATCGCCTTGTTAGTGACCGCCTCGGCCTCGAATCCGAAACTCCGGATCTTGAGCAATGGCGCCACTTCGTTGATCGAGTGATTAACCCGACTCACGAGGTCAGGATTGCCGTCGTCGGTAAGTACATCGAACTGCAAGACGCCTATAAGTCTATCTACGAATCACTCGTCCACGCAGGCGCTCAGCACGACACCCGCGTGAACATTATCCGTGTGGATGCAGAGAAAATCGAAGAAGAAGGCCCAGCCAATCAGCTGAAGGACATCGATGGCATCCTTATTCCGGGTGGTTTCGGCGACCGAGGCACTGAAGGCAAGATCATCGCTGCCAAGTTTGCTCGTGAGAACAAGATCCCTTATTTCGGTATCTGCCTCGGCATGCAAATCGCGACCATCGAGTTTGCCCGCAACGTTTGTGAACTCTCAGATGCGAACTCCACTGAATTTGACAAGGACACGACTCACCCTGTTATCTCCCTCCAAGAGGAGCAACAAGGAGTCAAGGACATGGGGGCTACCATGCGTCTAGGCGCCAGTGACTCCAAAGTCTTCCCAGGCACCAAGGCACACGAGCTGTACGGCTCTGAACTCATCACTGAGCGTCACCGCCACCGCTATGAGTTTAACCCTGCGTACCGTGAGCAAATCGAGACTGCTGGTCTCAAAATCAGCTCCGTCTCAGCAGACCAAGGTTTGGTGGAAATCGTGGAAATCCCGGATCACCCATTCTACATCGGAGCCCAGTTCCATCCGGAATTCCAGTCACGCCCTAACAATCCTCACCCGATTTTTGCAGGCTTCGTAAAAGCAGCGCTTGAGCAAGCCCAGAAGTAA
- a CDS encoding TatD family hydrolase, with translation MIYTDAHLHLQDPRFSGQIDDIITTMREAGITRCVVNGTSPDDWPKVSELANRHPDLITPSFGLHPWKTPCHDDRWKETLLQYLDKHPDACLGECGLDRWMKNPDRQAQEEAFLFHLALAAERNLPLSIHVLKAWGWLMNLLENHALPQRGFLLHSYGGSLETAKELLKLGAYFSFSGYFLSERKAGVREVFAQLPLNRLLLETDAPDMTPPDKFRPYPMSENTNHPANLPSIASGLSYYLQTSTATLASHINANFQRFFGVESKII, from the coding sequence GTGATCTATACCGACGCTCACCTGCATCTTCAGGACCCAAGATTCTCCGGCCAAATCGATGATATCATTACGACGATGCGAGAGGCTGGCATAACTCGATGTGTGGTTAACGGGACCAGTCCAGACGATTGGCCGAAAGTGTCCGAGCTAGCCAATCGTCACCCAGACTTAATCACCCCCTCTTTCGGTCTTCATCCATGGAAAACACCCTGCCATGATGATCGCTGGAAAGAAACCTTGCTCCAGTATCTGGATAAACATCCAGACGCCTGCCTAGGGGAATGCGGCCTGGATCGCTGGATGAAAAACCCTGACCGCCAGGCTCAGGAAGAAGCCTTTCTCTTTCATCTAGCCTTGGCCGCTGAGCGTAACCTCCCCCTCTCCATTCACGTACTGAAAGCCTGGGGCTGGCTCATGAATCTACTTGAGAACCATGCTCTTCCTCAAAGAGGATTTTTGCTCCACTCTTACGGAGGCTCACTTGAAACAGCCAAAGAGCTTCTCAAGCTTGGCGCCTACTTTTCATTTTCTGGCTACTTCCTCTCCGAACGCAAAGCCGGAGTACGCGAAGTCTTCGCTCAACTCCCTCTAAATAGACTCTTACTGGAGACTGACGCCCCGGACATGACACCACCAGACAAGTTCAGACCCTACCCCATGTCGGAAAATACCAATCACCCTGCAAACCTCCCCTCCATTGCATCTGGATTATCCTATTATTTGCAAACATCTACAGCTACGCTAGCTTCCCACATAAACGCTAATTTTCAGAGATTTTTTGGCGTGGAATCGAAAATCATCTGA